Proteins encoded together in one Neobacillus sp. FSL H8-0543 window:
- a CDS encoding TrkH family potassium uptake protein — MKRKKYYLDPPRILVLGFSLIILIGTVLLTLPIATADNQGLPIVNALFTATSATCVTGLVVVDTGTTFTIFGQLVILSMIQVGGLGFMTFATLFALILGKRITLKERILLQESLNILSLEGIVKLVKQILVFTVVIETMGALILSIRFSLDMPLVKAIYYGIFHSISNFNNAGFDLMGEYKSLTNYVADPTVSLTISSLIILGGLGFIVMNELFAYRQKKRLSMHTKVVLMTSAILLMIGTIGIFLFELSNDNTLKPLSLTGKILSSFFQSVSSRTAGANSLIISEMNQTSLFLIVFLMFIGASPGSTGGGIKTTTFTTLIGAVWSQIRGKQDVVFFHQRVGYETIYKAITVTFSGLFLVVLTTMLLTITEQGKDFLAILFEATSAFATVGLSMGLTPELTPIGKTIIILTMFAGRVGPLTIAYAITVRKNPDVFKYPKGKIMIG, encoded by the coding sequence ATGAAGCGAAAAAAATATTATCTTGATCCACCAAGAATCCTTGTACTAGGATTTAGTTTAATTATATTAATTGGAACAGTATTATTAACACTGCCTATTGCTACTGCAGATAATCAAGGTTTACCTATAGTGAATGCCCTTTTTACTGCTACTTCTGCAACCTGTGTAACGGGTCTAGTTGTTGTTGATACTGGCACCACTTTTACAATCTTTGGACAACTGGTTATCCTATCCATGATTCAGGTGGGCGGTCTAGGTTTTATGACCTTTGCTACTTTATTTGCCTTAATCCTTGGGAAACGGATAACACTTAAGGAACGTATTCTCTTGCAGGAATCATTAAATATTCTATCGTTAGAAGGAATCGTTAAATTAGTGAAACAAATTTTAGTCTTTACTGTTGTCATCGAAACGATGGGGGCTTTGATACTCTCAATTAGATTCTCACTTGATATGCCACTTGTAAAAGCAATTTATTATGGAATTTTCCACTCAATCTCCAATTTTAATAATGCTGGATTTGATTTAATGGGCGAATATAAAAGCTTAACAAATTACGTGGCAGACCCAACAGTATCCCTTACGATTTCTTCATTAATCATACTAGGCGGATTAGGTTTCATTGTAATGAATGAACTATTTGCCTATCGCCAAAAGAAAAGATTATCTATGCATACGAAAGTGGTCCTGATGACAAGTGCGATTCTGTTAATGATCGGCACGATTGGAATCTTTTTATTTGAACTTTCAAATGATAATACATTAAAGCCATTATCCTTAACAGGTAAAATACTTAGCTCTTTTTTTCAATCTGTTTCTTCTAGGACAGCTGGAGCAAATTCACTTATTATTTCAGAGATGAACCAAACCTCCTTGTTCTTAATCGTGTTTTTAATGTTTATCGGGGCATCACCGGGTTCTACTGGGGGCGGGATAAAAACTACAACCTTTACCACATTGATTGGGGCAGTTTGGTCACAAATTCGAGGTAAACAGGATGTTGTATTTTTTCACCAGCGAGTGGGGTACGAAACAATTTACAAAGCAATTACTGTGACATTTAGCGGGTTATTTCTTGTTGTGCTAACAACGATGCTGTTAACTATTACGGAGCAAGGGAAGGATTTTTTAGCGATCTTATTCGAGGCAACATCAGCTTTTGCAACGGTTGGACTTTCGATGGGATTAACACCGGAATTAACTCCAATTGGTAAAACAATAATTATTTTGACCATGTTTGCAGGAAGGGTAGGTCCATTGACCATTGCTTATGCGATAACGGTCCGTAAGAACCCAGATGTATTTAAGTATCCAAAAGGTAAAATTATGATAGGATAG
- a CDS encoding LTA synthase family protein: MKKISLPKIKNNEHIVFFTIAVVLFWFKTYAAYKIEFTLGIDNNLQKFLLFINPLSSALFFFGLALLFKKHMKLVIIITNFLLSFLLYANIAYYRFFSDFITVPVLMSTKTNAGQLGDSALSLMSPFDIFYFTDFIILIGLSLSVFKKMTVENRKSFKVVLLFSITVFLFNLGLAEKDRPQLLSRSFDRNYLVKYLGAYNFTIYDAIQNIKSSGQRALANSSDITDVENYRKANFAAPNPEYFGKAKGMNVLYIALESLQSFAIDYKMPDGQEVTPFLNSLVHNNEAFYFDNFYHQTRQGKTSDAEFLMENGLYPMATGAVFVNKAQNTYQAMPAILKGYGYNSASFHGNYKTFWNRNVMYKALGYDQFFDADYYNMTDENTKNYGLKDKPFFTESIPMLKGLEQPFYTKFLTLSNHFPFEMDPEDTEFPAGETDDKVVNQYFQAAHYMDEAIEQFFNDLKASGLYENTVIVMYGDHYGISENHNEAMAQVLGVEEITPVLNTDLQRVPLFIHVPGVKGGIKHQYGGQVDVRSTVLHLLGIDTKDYMELGSDLLSKDHRNWALFRNGDFVSPDVVQIKGKCYSSETGELMEETTACQDIGNKVNLELQMSDEIVYKDLLRFYQPQGYTPINPNDYEYLAPKKIIETDENLIPDETEETIED; encoded by the coding sequence ATGAAAAAGATTAGCCTACCGAAAATAAAAAATAATGAACATATTGTTTTCTTTACAATAGCTGTTGTTTTATTTTGGTTTAAAACCTATGCGGCTTATAAAATTGAATTTACACTTGGGATAGATAATAACCTGCAGAAATTTCTTCTATTCATTAACCCATTAAGTTCAGCACTATTCTTCTTCGGCTTAGCATTGCTTTTTAAAAAACACATGAAATTGGTTATTATCATTACTAATTTCCTTTTGTCTTTTCTGCTTTACGCAAATATTGCTTATTACCGATTCTTTAGTGATTTCATCACGGTTCCGGTATTGATGTCAACAAAAACAAATGCAGGTCAACTTGGAGATAGCGCTTTATCCTTAATGTCGCCATTTGATATCTTTTATTTTACGGATTTTATTATTTTAATTGGACTCTCTTTATCCGTATTTAAGAAAATGACTGTCGAAAATAGAAAGTCGTTTAAGGTTGTTCTGCTGTTTTCGATTACTGTATTTTTATTTAATCTTGGATTGGCAGAAAAAGATCGTCCGCAGTTGTTGAGCCGGTCCTTTGACAGAAACTACTTAGTGAAATATTTAGGGGCGTATAATTTTACGATTTATGATGCCATTCAAAATATTAAATCATCTGGTCAACGTGCTCTCGCTAACAGTAGTGATATTACTGATGTTGAGAACTACCGGAAAGCGAACTTTGCAGCCCCGAACCCTGAGTACTTTGGTAAAGCTAAGGGGATGAACGTTCTCTATATTGCATTAGAATCGCTCCAAAGCTTTGCAATTGACTATAAAATGCCAGACGGACAGGAAGTAACGCCATTTTTAAACTCACTTGTCCATAATAATGAGGCATTCTATTTTGATAATTTCTACCATCAAACTCGTCAAGGGAAAACATCAGATGCTGAATTTTTAATGGAAAATGGTTTATATCCAATGGCTACGGGTGCGGTTTTTGTGAACAAAGCACAAAATACGTATCAGGCAATGCCAGCAATATTAAAGGGTTATGGCTATAATTCTGCATCTTTTCATGGTAACTATAAAACGTTCTGGAATCGAAACGTTATGTATAAAGCGTTAGGGTATGATCAATTTTTTGATGCAGACTACTACAACATGACAGATGAAAATACAAAAAACTATGGGTTAAAGGATAAACCATTCTTCACAGAATCTATTCCAATGCTAAAAGGCTTGGAGCAGCCTTTTTATACTAAGTTTCTTACACTCTCAAACCATTTCCCTTTTGAAATGGATCCAGAAGACACTGAATTCCCTGCGGGGGAAACAGATGATAAGGTAGTAAATCAATATTTTCAAGCTGCACACTACATGGACGAAGCAATTGAACAATTTTTTAATGATTTAAAGGCTTCAGGTTTATATGAAAATACAGTAATTGTGATGTATGGAGACCACTACGGTATTTCTGAAAACCACAATGAGGCAATGGCTCAGGTGCTTGGAGTTGAGGAAATCACACCAGTACTTAACACAGACCTCCAACGTGTTCCATTGTTTATCCACGTGCCAGGAGTTAAAGGCGGCATTAAGCATCAATACGGCGGGCAGGTTGACGTTCGTTCCACCGTCCTTCACCTCTTAGGTATTGACACGAAGGATTACATGGAACTAGGATCAGATTTATTATCTAAAGACCACCGGAATTGGGCTTTATTTAGAAATGGTGATTTCGTTTCACCAGATGTCGTCCAAATAAAAGGTAAATGTTATTCATCTGAAACTGGTGAATTAATGGAAGAGACTACTGCTTGTCAAGATATTGGCAATAAAGTAAATCTTGAACTTCAAATGTCGGATGAAATCGTCTATAAAGACTTGTTGCGTTTTTACCAACCGCAAGGATATACACCGATTAATCCAAATGACTATGAATATTTAGCTCCTAAAAAGATTATTGAAACGGACGAAAATTTAATTCCGGATGAAACAGAGGAAACGATCGAAGATTAG
- a CDS encoding acyl-CoA dehydrogenase family protein, which yields MDFQSKATLEERLLLMDELSKRFSTRAHKVDIEGSFPFENIQDLIDTGYTALTVPKKYGGQEITLLEMVQLQEKIAEGDGATALSIGWHMGIVKNLAEKELWKESVFEKLCEAVSKGALVNAAATEPTTGSPTRGGKPETIAIKKGDCWIINGRKTFTTMSPMLDFFIVSATISETTQVGNFLIPRNLEGVIIEETWDSIAMKGTGSHDLHLVNVVVDNESYVEQLGREAKRANGWLLHIPACYLGIAKAAKKHAIEFALTYSPNSIDRPIVELPNVKQKIGEMELKIMQAEYFLHAVAKQWDVSDEQDREKMGPVLGAVKLTVTNAAIEAVDLAMRIVGARSLSLKSPLQRYYRDVRAGIHNPPMDDMTVQILSSYAIQPYQPL from the coding sequence ATGGATTTTCAAAGTAAAGCGACATTAGAAGAAAGACTTTTATTGATGGATGAACTTTCTAAACGTTTCTCAACACGAGCACATAAGGTGGACATTGAAGGAAGTTTTCCATTTGAAAACATTCAAGATTTAATAGACACGGGTTATACTGCGTTAACTGTACCAAAGAAATATGGAGGTCAGGAAATTACGCTTTTAGAAATGGTACAGCTCCAAGAGAAAATAGCAGAGGGAGACGGGGCTACAGCGCTTTCTATTGGCTGGCATATGGGAATAGTCAAAAATCTTGCAGAAAAAGAATTATGGAAGGAGTCTGTATTCGAAAAATTGTGCGAAGCGGTGAGCAAGGGTGCATTGGTTAATGCTGCCGCGACCGAGCCGACTACAGGGAGTCCAACTCGTGGGGGAAAACCGGAAACCATAGCTATTAAAAAAGGTGATTGTTGGATTATTAATGGGAGAAAGACATTTACGACAATGTCACCAATGCTCGATTTCTTTATTGTTAGTGCAACCATTAGCGAAACAACTCAAGTGGGGAACTTTCTTATCCCTAGAAACCTTGAAGGTGTAATAATAGAAGAAACATGGGATAGTATAGCTATGAAAGGAACAGGCAGTCATGATTTACATCTTGTAAATGTGGTGGTTGACAATGAATCCTATGTGGAACAGCTAGGGCGTGAGGCCAAAAGAGCAAATGGATGGCTCCTCCACATTCCTGCTTGCTATCTTGGGATTGCAAAAGCAGCAAAAAAACATGCGATTGAATTTGCCTTAACATACTCTCCAAACAGTATTGATAGACCGATTGTCGAATTGCCAAATGTTAAGCAGAAAATTGGTGAAATGGAATTAAAGATCATGCAGGCAGAATACTTTTTACATGCGGTTGCCAAACAATGGGATGTTTCTGACGAGCAAGATAGGGAAAAGATGGGACCTGTATTAGGAGCAGTTAAATTAACGGTTACAAATGCTGCAATCGAGGCAGTTGATTTGGCAATGAGAATTGTTGGAGCGAGAAGCCTTTCCTTGAAAAGTCCCTTACAGAGGTACTACCGTGATGTAAGAGCAGGTATACACAATCCGCCAATGGATGATATGACAGTACAAATCTTATCATCATATGCCATCCAGCCCTATCAACCATTATAG
- the fdhF gene encoding formate dehydrogenase subunit alpha has translation MGEANLVKTICGYCGTGCGLVLEVKDNRIIKIRGDKEAPVNKGQTCVKGAFAYEYVHAKNRLTSPLIRKAGKLVETTWEEAYKYIANNLTAIKDQWGPKAITMFACARTTNESNFITQKFMRTVIGSNNIDGCNRTUHAPSVAGLATVFGSGFPTNTLEDFDKAEVLLLMGSNTTEAHPIIANRIKKAVKSGLKVIVIDPRKIDMVKFAHRHLQINVGTDIALINAFIRVIIKEGLYNPDFIQQFTIDFDLLRKQVELYTPEYAAAITGLKAEDIVETAREYAGSSASMIAYTLGITEHHCGVNNVFDIANIALLTGNIGKQGTGIMPLRGQNNVQGAGDMGCLPNQLPGALSLANDEYRARFEKEWDVVLNPQPGDTQTRTFDRLETGELKALYVIGENPLMADVHMNHTKKLLEKLDLLIVQDIFLTETAKMADVVLPARSWGEVDGTYTNTDRRVQRVRKAVESHPNVKEDWEILCELSTLMGYPLSYANSEEIWEEVRALAWELYGGMSYERLDKEYSIHYPCPDENHPGTFIMHERFHNQESVVQKSPFVPVDFTPPLELPDDEYPYTLTTGRRYESYNTHSQTRHYAPGVKIKQTEETVDIHPEDALNLGIVDGEVVQVRSRRGELTVKAKVTEQVVPGLVFMSFHWSETPTNVLTLNEYDPISGTAEYKACAVAIARI, from the coding sequence ATGGGAGAAGCAAACTTGGTAAAAACTATTTGCGGCTATTGCGGTACTGGCTGTGGATTAGTGCTAGAAGTGAAAGATAATAGGATTATTAAAATTCGCGGCGACAAAGAGGCACCTGTTAATAAAGGGCAAACCTGTGTTAAGGGTGCATTCGCCTATGAATACGTACATGCTAAAAATAGACTTACATCACCGCTTATTAGAAAAGCAGGGAAGTTGGTCGAAACAACATGGGAAGAGGCCTATAAATATATTGCAAATAATTTAACTGCCATTAAAGATCAGTGGGGTCCTAAGGCCATTACAATGTTTGCTTGTGCAAGAACAACAAACGAATCAAATTTTATCACCCAAAAGTTTATGAGAACAGTGATTGGCAGTAATAATATTGACGGATGTAACCGAACTTGACACGCACCTAGCGTTGCCGGTCTGGCGACAGTGTTTGGAAGCGGTTTCCCTACAAATACACTTGAAGATTTTGACAAAGCGGAAGTCTTACTACTTATGGGCTCGAATACAACAGAAGCTCATCCAATTATTGCAAATCGGATCAAGAAAGCAGTCAAATCAGGTCTGAAGGTAATTGTAATTGATCCTAGAAAAATTGATATGGTTAAATTTGCGCATCGGCACTTACAAATAAATGTCGGAACGGATATCGCACTCATTAATGCATTTATCCGGGTAATTATTAAAGAAGGCTTATACAATCCTGATTTTATTCAGCAATTTACGATTGATTTTGACTTACTTAGAAAGCAGGTAGAGCTTTATACACCTGAATACGCAGCAGCAATTACCGGTTTAAAGGCAGAAGATATTGTAGAAACCGCAAGGGAATATGCTGGTTCAAGTGCTTCTATGATTGCTTATACATTAGGGATTACTGAACACCACTGTGGAGTAAACAATGTCTTTGATATCGCCAATATTGCATTATTAACAGGGAATATTGGAAAACAAGGTACAGGAATCATGCCATTAAGAGGGCAAAACAATGTTCAGGGTGCGGGAGATATGGGCTGTTTGCCAAACCAATTGCCAGGAGCGTTGAGTCTAGCGAATGACGAATACCGTGCACGTTTTGAAAAAGAGTGGGATGTCGTCCTTAACCCTCAACCGGGTGATACGCAAACAAGAACCTTTGATAGACTGGAAACAGGTGAATTGAAGGCATTATATGTCATTGGTGAAAATCCATTAATGGCAGATGTTCATATGAACCATACAAAAAAACTTTTAGAAAAGCTTGATTTGTTAATCGTACAAGATATTTTCTTAACGGAAACAGCCAAAATGGCCGATGTGGTTCTTCCAGCTCGTTCATGGGGTGAGGTAGATGGAACCTATACAAATACAGACCGCCGAGTTCAAAGAGTCCGTAAGGCTGTGGAATCCCACCCTAATGTCAAAGAAGATTGGGAAATTCTTTGTGAGCTATCCACCTTAATGGGCTATCCGCTTAGTTATGCTAATAGTGAAGAAATATGGGAAGAGGTTAGGGCGCTTGCATGGGAGTTGTACGGCGGGATGTCTTATGAAAGGCTTGATAAGGAATACAGCATTCATTATCCATGTCCAGATGAGAACCATCCAGGGACATTTATTATGCACGAAAGATTTCATAATCAGGAATCTGTCGTACAAAAGTCACCATTTGTTCCAGTGGATTTCACACCGCCATTAGAACTCCCAGATGATGAATATCCTTATACACTTACAACAGGCAGACGCTATGAGTCCTATAATACCCATAGCCAGACCCGACATTATGCACCTGGAGTGAAAATAAAACAAACAGAAGAAACTGTCGATATCCACCCTGAGGATGCTCTGAATTTAGGAATTGTGGATGGTGAAGTCGTTCAGGTTCGTTCTCGTAGGGGAGAATTAACGGTTAAAGCTAAGGTTACAGAACAGGTGGTTCCAGGTCTTGTCTTTATGAGTTTTCACTGGAGTGAAACACCGACGAATGTTTTAACACTAAATGAATATGACCCGATTTCCGGTACAGCAGAATATAAGGCGTGTGCGGTGGCGATTGCTCGTATTTGA
- a CDS encoding MFS transporter, with protein sequence MNQGARQLYIQTASLIVGFMVWVLISSLMPFIKEDIELSSTQIAWATAIPVILGSLLRVPIGYWTNRYGARLLFVISFIVLLVPIAILSFANTLFMLVLGGFMLGIGGAVFSIGVTSLPKYYPKEKHGFINGIYGVGNMGTAITSFATPVLANSFGWRTTIQIFLIVVLIFAIINFLFGDRQEQKVNKPLNEQIKAVYKNPKLWFLSLFYFITFGCFVAFTIYLPSFLVNHFDLDKVDAGLRTAGFIAIATIFRPIGGWLGDKINPFLILAVVFTGLTFSGFLLSFTPSLPIYSFGCLLVAFCAGIGNGAIFKLVPFYFSKQAGIVNGIVSAMGGLGGFFPPIILTILFNWTGHYAIGFMSLSEFSLASLILVIWLYYQEKLEISAKIVAHATDGITVTDAFGVIQSVNPEFTKITGYTSEEVIGKTPSVLQSGEHDNEFYKKMWESLKTKGIWKGYIWNKRKNNEIYKEWLTITAIKDDTGETKNYVGMFNEVDDDSKKS encoded by the coding sequence ATGAATCAAGGTGCAAGACAATTATATATTCAAACCGCTAGCCTTATTGTAGGATTTATGGTTTGGGTGCTTATTTCTTCACTTATGCCTTTTATTAAAGAAGATATTGAGCTATCATCTACGCAAATTGCCTGGGCTACAGCTATACCAGTAATCCTTGGTTCTCTGCTCCGAGTTCCGATTGGATATTGGACCAATCGTTATGGGGCAAGATTATTATTTGTAATTAGTTTTATCGTTCTACTTGTGCCAATTGCAATTCTTAGTTTTGCTAACACATTATTCATGTTGGTTTTGGGTGGATTTATGCTCGGTATTGGTGGGGCAGTGTTTTCAATTGGGGTAACTTCTCTACCAAAATACTACCCAAAAGAAAAACATGGATTTATTAATGGTATTTACGGAGTAGGAAATATGGGAACAGCAATCACTTCTTTTGCTACCCCTGTCCTTGCGAATTCGTTTGGCTGGAGAACAACGATACAAATATTCCTAATTGTTGTTTTAATATTTGCGATTATTAACTTTCTGTTTGGAGACCGTCAAGAACAAAAGGTTAACAAACCATTAAATGAGCAAATCAAAGCTGTTTATAAAAATCCTAAACTTTGGTTTTTAAGTTTGTTTTACTTCATTACCTTTGGTTGTTTCGTAGCATTTACTATTTATTTGCCATCTTTTTTAGTAAACCATTTTGATTTAGATAAAGTAGATGCAGGTTTACGTACGGCAGGATTCATTGCTATAGCTACAATCTTTCGACCAATAGGAGGCTGGCTTGGGGATAAAATCAATCCATTTTTAATTTTAGCGGTTGTTTTTACTGGCTTAACATTCTCCGGTTTTCTATTGTCCTTTACACCTTCCCTGCCGATTTACTCTTTTGGATGTCTATTAGTTGCCTTTTGTGCGGGGATTGGTAATGGTGCTATTTTTAAATTAGTCCCATTCTACTTTTCAAAACAGGCGGGGATCGTTAACGGGATTGTTTCAGCAATGGGTGGTCTTGGCGGCTTTTTCCCACCGATTATCCTAACCATTCTCTTTAACTGGACTGGTCACTACGCGATAGGCTTTATGTCCTTATCTGAGTTTTCGCTTGCAAGTTTGATTTTAGTGATTTGGCTCTATTATCAGGAAAAGCTAGAAATTTCCGCAAAAATCGTCGCTCACGCTACAGATGGAATCACTGTTACAGATGCGTTTGGAGTTATCCAAAGTGTTAATCCTGAATTCACAAAAATTACTGGCTATACTTCTGAAGAAGTAATTGGAAAAACACCAAGTGTTCTCCAATCTGGTGAGCACGATAATGAATTTTACAAAAAAATGTGGGAAAGTCTAAAGACTAAAGGAATATGGAAAGGCTATATTTGGAATAAACGAAAAAACAATGAAATTTATAAAGAATGGCTTACCATTACAGCAATTAAAGATGATACTGGGGAAACAAAAAATTATGTCGGTATGTTTAATGAAGTTGATGATGATAGCAAAAAATCATAA
- a CDS encoding MFS transporter, which translates to MARINYWNPEDEKFWNAEGKKHAKRNLWISVPSLMLAFIVWQIWSVVAVRLNDIGFNFTNEQLFTLAAIPGLVGATLRFVYTFAVGSIGGKNWTAISTGVLAIPAIGIGFAVQNPDTPFSIMLLLAALCGLGGGNFSSSSANISFFFPKKEKGTALGINGGLGNMGVSVVQFVTPLIVTTGAFAFAGKGQVLANGEQVYLQNAAFIWVIPIIIMTVLAFFKMDNVPGAKQSVADQFVIVKRKHTWIMTILYIATFGSFIGYSAAFPLLLKSQFPEYISLAFLGALLAAAARPVGGWLGDKFGGAKVTAYVFVFMAIGALGVIYFLNGKQFAGFLLSFLVLFLASGIGSGSTFQMIPNLFIPKEAAPVIGFSAAFAAYGSFFIPKLFGWSVDTTGTPVTAFYFFIGFYVVAFALNWFYYQRKSTVAATTVKQAG; encoded by the coding sequence ATGGCACGAATTAATTATTGGAATCCTGAAGATGAAAAGTTCTGGAATGCTGAAGGAAAAAAACATGCAAAACGAAATCTTTGGATTTCTGTACCATCATTAATGCTCGCATTCATCGTCTGGCAAATATGGTCAGTCGTTGCTGTCAGATTAAATGATATTGGCTTTAATTTTACAAATGAGCAATTGTTTACATTGGCTGCTATACCTGGCTTAGTTGGAGCTACACTGAGGTTTGTTTATACCTTTGCGGTTGGTTCAATTGGCGGTAAGAATTGGACAGCGATATCTACTGGGGTACTTGCCATTCCTGCGATTGGCATAGGATTTGCTGTCCAAAATCCAGATACTCCATTCTCCATCATGCTATTACTGGCAGCACTATGTGGTCTTGGCGGAGGGAACTTTTCGTCCTCTTCTGCAAATATTAGCTTTTTCTTCCCTAAAAAAGAAAAAGGGACAGCACTTGGAATTAATGGCGGTTTAGGAAATATGGGTGTATCTGTTGTACAATTTGTTACACCATTAATTGTAACAACTGGGGCATTCGCATTTGCTGGTAAAGGGCAAGTTTTGGCAAACGGTGAACAAGTTTACTTACAAAATGCTGCATTTATCTGGGTAATTCCAATTATCATCATGACTGTACTTGCATTCTTTAAAATGGATAATGTTCCAGGCGCAAAACAATCCGTTGCAGACCAATTTGTTATCGTAAAACGAAAACACACGTGGATTATGACCATTTTATATATTGCCACTTTCGGTTCATTTATTGGGTACTCAGCGGCATTCCCACTTTTGTTAAAATCACAATTTCCTGAATATATTTCACTTGCCTTCCTAGGTGCACTTCTAGCAGCAGCTGCAAGACCTGTTGGTGGTTGGCTTGGTGATAAATTTGGTGGTGCAAAGGTAACAGCGTATGTATTTGTTTTTATGGCCATTGGTGCTCTTGGGGTAATCTATTTCTTAAACGGCAAACAATTTGCAGGTTTCTTACTTTCATTCCTTGTCCTTTTCCTTGCATCAGGAATTGGATCTGGTTCTACTTTCCAAATGATACCGAATCTATTTATTCCAAAAGAAGCCGCACCTGTGATTGGTTTTTCGGCAGCATTTGCAGCCTATGGATCATTTTTCATCCCAAAACTTTTTGGGTGGTCTGTTGATACAACGGGTACACCTGTTACAGCATTCTATTTCTTTATCGGATTTTATGTTGTTGCATTTGCTCTTAACTGGTTCTATTATCAAAGAAAATCTACAGTAGCTGCAACAACAGTAAAACAGGCTGGGTAA